One window of Bacteroidota bacterium genomic DNA carries:
- a CDS encoding ABC transporter permease, whose product MNRFKGFVIKEFFHILRDPRTLLILIGIPVAQIMIFGFVISNDIKDVHIAIYDQSNDEVTREITNKIISSGYFILDEPITHHNQIEKRFKRGIVREVIVFEQDFAEKLEREGNADLQIIADASDANTANLISNFTQAIVSDYLRKLNVNSQVPLKIETEARMLFNEEMKGVYMFVPGTMALILMLISTMMTSISIAKEKEFGTMEVLLVSPLKPIQIIIGKVAPYVALAFLDAVLILIMGIYVFKMPLLGSTLLLLLASLLYILMALSLGILISTIVKTQQVAMFISLIGLLLPTMLLSGFIFPIENMPLVLQWVANILPFKYFIVMIKDIMLKGVGMAYIWKEVLILIGFTVFFIVVSVKKFKLRLE is encoded by the coding sequence TGGTTTTGTTATTTCAAACGATATTAAAGATGTGCATATTGCTATTTATGATCAATCGAATGATGAAGTTACAAGAGAAATTACCAATAAAATTATTTCTTCTGGCTATTTCATATTAGACGAACCCATTACGCATCACAACCAAATCGAGAAAAGATTTAAAAGAGGAATTGTACGGGAAGTGATTGTTTTTGAGCAAGATTTTGCAGAGAAACTTGAAAGAGAGGGTAATGCTGATTTGCAAATTATTGCCGATGCTTCAGATGCCAATACGGCAAATCTGATAAGCAATTTCACACAGGCAATTGTCAGCGATTATTTAAGAAAACTCAACGTGAATAGCCAGGTTCCATTAAAAATTGAAACCGAAGCTCGTATGCTATTCAACGAAGAAATGAAAGGAGTTTATATGTTTGTGCCGGGAACAATGGCTCTTATTCTGATGCTTATTTCCACCATGATGACTTCCATCTCTATAGCCAAAGAAAAAGAATTTGGAACCATGGAAGTATTGTTGGTTTCCCCATTAAAACCTATTCAGATTATCATAGGTAAAGTAGCACCTTATGTTGCCTTGGCTTTTTTGGATGCCGTATTAATTTTAATAATGGGAATTTATGTATTTAAAATGCCATTATTAGGAAGCACCCTTTTACTTCTATTAGCAAGTTTGCTATACATACTCATGGCTTTATCGTTAGGGATATTGATTTCAACTATCGTTAAAACACAACAAGTCGCCATGTTTATTTCGCTAATAGGCTTGTTGCTTCCAACCATGTTGCTTTCAGGCTTTATTTTTCCAATTGAAAACATGCCTTTAGTATTGCAATGGGTAGCCAATATCTTACCTTTTAAATACTTTATTGTCATGATCAAGGATATAATGCTGAAAGGAGTTGGAATGGCCTATATCTGGAAAGAAGTTTTAATACTAATTGGTTTTACGGTGTTCTTTATAGTTGTAAGTGTCAAAAAATTCAAACTGCGTCTGGAATAG
- a CDS encoding T9SS type A sorting domain-containing protein, giving the protein MNKLHLFSHFQDSSDIKLKKTGFLVLLVTLFFQYSIAQTNGPEIISSSGNHFSNATATISWTIGETIIETESNASVVLTQGFHQPNYSIVSISELNNFTFDFDVYPNPASDFVKIRANSLNPQKREIRIFDLQGNLIILEDFSANEITINLKNLAASTYLITIHSQNQELLSSYQLIKHN; this is encoded by the coding sequence ATGAATAAATTACATCTGTTTTCTCATTTTCAGGATTCATCAGACATAAAGCTAAAAAAAACAGGGTTCCTAGTTTTACTTGTCACTTTGTTTTTTCAATATTCAATAGCGCAAACTAATGGCCCTGAAATTATATCTTCCTCTGGAAATCATTTTTCAAATGCCACAGCAACTATATCATGGACCATTGGAGAAACAATTATTGAAACAGAATCCAATGCAAGTGTTGTCCTAACACAAGGTTTTCATCAACCAAATTATTCCATCGTGTCAATTAGCGAATTGAATAATTTTACATTCGATTTTGATGTTTACCCAAATCCTGCATCCGATTTTGTTAAGATTAGAGCCAATTCACTAAATCCACAAAAGAGGGAAATAAGGATATTTGATTTACAAGGTAATTTGATTATTCTGGAGGATTTTTCAGCAAATGAAATTACCATCAATTTAAAAAATTTAGCAGCTAGTACTTATTTAATAACTATCCATTCCCAAAACCAGGAATTACTTAGCAGCTATCAACTAATAAAACACAATTAA
- a CDS encoding outer membrane lipoprotein-sorting protein, whose translation MKTKRLKLITLCIAFLAFAFILHAQTAEDILKKHDAVTFAPKDQQTELTISVIDKKGNTKTRKASMLQKGRNMRLTRFTYPASQAGIGFLSLPNDIMYIYLPAYGKERRIASHVKNQTFAGTDFSYDDMESVPLSDKYNAKLIKTTDTYYYLELIPINPKKSEYSKAILVINKSNYTGKQTTYYNKGGVMFKQLKSVVEKQGQYWVAISAEMNNLLKNHKTTMNITKAVFDSGLSDDEFTVRKLVQ comes from the coding sequence ATGAAAACGAAAAGATTAAAACTAATAACACTATGCATTGCATTCCTTGCTTTTGCATTTATCTTACATGCTCAAACAGCTGAAGACATTCTTAAAAAACATGATGCTGTAACCTTTGCCCCAAAAGATCAACAAACGGAACTAACTATTAGTGTGATTGATAAAAAAGGGAATACTAAAACACGAAAGGCAAGTATGCTCCAAAAAGGCAGAAATATGCGTTTAACACGATTTACTTATCCGGCCTCACAAGCAGGAATTGGTTTTTTATCATTACCAAATGACATTATGTATATTTACCTGCCTGCCTATGGCAAAGAAAGGCGAATAGCTTCTCATGTAAAAAATCAAACTTTTGCAGGAACTGACTTTTCTTATGACGATATGGAATCTGTTCCATTAAGTGATAAGTATAACGCTAAGTTAATTAAAACCACTGATACTTACTACTACCTTGAACTCATACCCATTAATCCAAAAAAATCAGAATACTCAAAAGCCATTCTTGTTATTAATAAATCAAATTATACAGGCAAACAAACAACTTATTATAACAAAGGTGGTGTGATGTTCAAACAGCTTAAAAGTGTAGTTGAGAAACAAGGGCAGTATTGGGTTGCAATTTCTGCTGAAATGAACAACCTGCTTAAGAATCATAAAACAACGATGAATATTACAAAAGCAGTTTTCGATTCAGGGCTTTCAGATGATGAATTTACGGTGAGAAAATTAGTGCAATAA
- a CDS encoding DUF2147 domain-containing protein has translation MSTLKTVFILSMIWILSSAWTQEINKNSITGIWLTSKGECKIQIYERNATYYGKVVWLEEPNDKYGQPLKDLKNPDSKLRDRPTLGIELLKDFQYAGNGRWSNGRIYNPETGKTYHAQIRMSNSNQLDLKGYIAIPALGLTTHWKRIK, from the coding sequence ATGTCGACTTTAAAAACTGTTTTCATTCTTTCAATGATCTGGATTCTCTCATCTGCTTGGACACAAGAGATAAATAAGAATTCGATAACTGGTATTTGGCTCACTTCCAAAGGAGAATGCAAAATTCAAATTTATGAGCGAAATGCTACCTATTACGGAAAAGTTGTTTGGCTTGAAGAACCTAACGACAAATATGGTCAGCCATTAAAAGACTTGAAAAACCCTGATTCAAAATTAAGAGATCGTCCAACACTTGGAATTGAACTCTTAAAAGATTTTCAGTATGCTGGAAATGGAAGATGGAGTAATGGTCGCATTTACAATCCGGAAACCGGTAAAACCTATCATGCACAAATTCGAATGAGTAATTCCAATCAACTTGATTTGAAAGGATATATTGCAATTCCAGCCCTTGGGCTAACTACACATTGGAAAAGAATAAAATAA
- a CDS encoding AraC family transcriptional regulator, which yields MSDKILAAWLFLIGIAMLITLINISIYELTAFVVFPFIYGPLLYLYTKSLIEEKFIFKLVYYLHFIPFFILLGLSIGFREKPVMNLNEFFVDDTYISLRMIYSISFFISILTYSILTFVKIDKHQKEVRNLFSYISQKVTLNWLKIVSISFFVGYLVMFIAGGIKILIYSPTPDPTIFSFIGLTFFAFAFSFYGIKQHRIYAVLNQNSDPVTKNAEEKNMQEIKYQKSGLKSSEGEKQLKLLLQLMQDEKLYLNPKLCIQDIAEKLLIPRHHLTQIINEQLKKNFYTFINEYRIAEAKERLLSVQYRHYTLLAIAYDSGFNSKSSFNTLFKNATGFTPTAFRLKFSEKSS from the coding sequence ATGTCGGACAAAATTCTGGCTGCCTGGCTGTTTCTGATTGGCATTGCCATGTTGATTACCTTGATCAATATCAGTATTTATGAACTGACTGCTTTTGTGGTTTTTCCGTTCATTTATGGTCCTTTACTTTACCTATACACAAAGTCGCTGATTGAAGAAAAGTTTATCTTTAAACTTGTTTACTATTTACACTTCATTCCATTTTTCATTTTGCTCGGACTTTCTATCGGATTCCGAGAAAAACCGGTGATGAACCTGAATGAATTTTTTGTTGATGACACCTACATTTCGCTACGAATGATTTATTCGATTAGTTTTTTTATTTCCATCTTAACCTATAGTATCCTCACCTTTGTTAAAATAGATAAGCATCAAAAAGAAGTCAGAAATTTGTTTTCCTATATCTCACAAAAAGTAACACTAAACTGGCTCAAGATAGTTTCCATTAGCTTTTTTGTTGGATATTTAGTCATGTTTATTGCTGGAGGAATTAAAATACTTATTTATTCCCCCACTCCTGATCCCACAATTTTCTCGTTTATCGGTTTAACTTTTTTTGCTTTCGCCTTTAGTTTTTATGGAATTAAGCAGCACCGTATTTATGCCGTTTTGAATCAAAATTCTGACCCTGTAACAAAGAATGCTGAGGAAAAAAACATGCAGGAAATAAAATATCAAAAATCAGGATTGAAAAGTAGTGAGGGGGAAAAACAGTTGAAACTTTTACTTCAGCTAATGCAGGATGAAAAGCTCTATTTAAATCCAAAACTTTGTATACAAGATATTGCAGAAAAACTTCTAATTCCACGACATCATCTTACACAAATAATCAATGAGCAATTGAAGAAGAACTTCTATACGTTTATTAACGAATACCGCATTGCCGAAGCGAAAGAACGCTTGCTTTCTGTCCAATATAGACACTACACCTTATTGGCTATTGCATACGATTCAGGCTTTAATTCAAAATCATCTTTCAATACACTTTTTAAAAATGCAACAGGATTTACACCAACAGCTTTTCGGCTAAAGTTTTCAGAAAAATCATCTTAG
- a CDS encoding ABC transporter permease: protein MKTILYILRKEFIQVFRDKTMLPMIFFMPIVQLIILVNAATFDMKRIDMVVVDKDLSSSSRELVNKFVGSEFYHITDYSFSLKEAEDLVLHRKADVILHIHKGFERDLIVENNGKLQLLVNAINSTVAGLINAYTGTIIQSYNQNLRAEMINILQPQRMKQISITTSFWYNPEMNYKTFMLPGILVILVTAIGMILTAINLVREKEMGTIEQINVTPIRKHHFIIGKLLPFWFIALFELAFGLVIGKLLYQIPFVGSIALLFLFASIYILVALGVGLLISTLANSQQQVMFIAFFFLIVFILMSGIFTPVESMPHWAQKINIINPFSYFMKAIRMIMLKGSGFFDVLKEMISLSIYAVVVLSLAVWRYRKVA from the coding sequence GTGAAAACAATATTATACATATTGCGTAAAGAGTTTATTCAGGTTTTTCGAGATAAAACCATGCTCCCCATGATCTTTTTCATGCCCATAGTGCAATTGATTATTTTGGTAAATGCAGCTACTTTTGATATGAAACGCATTGATATGGTGGTTGTAGACAAGGATCTTAGTTCCAGTTCGCGAGAATTGGTGAATAAGTTTGTTGGATCAGAATTTTATCATATAACAGATTACAGTTTTTCACTAAAGGAAGCTGAAGATTTGGTGCTGCACCGAAAGGCTGATGTTATCTTGCATATACATAAAGGATTTGAACGTGATTTAATTGTTGAAAACAATGGTAAGCTGCAGTTGTTGGTTAATGCCATCAATAGCACGGTAGCCGGATTAATTAATGCTTATACTGGAACAATCATCCAGTCGTATAATCAAAATTTGAGAGCTGAAATGATTAATATATTGCAGCCTCAGCGAATGAAGCAAATTAGTATAACTACCTCATTTTGGTACAACCCGGAAATGAATTATAAAACCTTTATGTTGCCTGGTATATTGGTTATTTTAGTTACTGCCATTGGAATGATATTAACAGCCATTAATTTAGTCAGGGAAAAAGAAATGGGCACTATTGAGCAAATTAATGTAACACCCATTCGTAAACATCATTTTATTATTGGCAAGCTGTTGCCTTTCTGGTTTATCGCTCTTTTCGAATTGGCTTTTGGATTGGTCATTGGAAAGTTACTTTATCAGATACCTTTTGTGGGAAGTATCGCATTGCTTTTCTTATTTGCCTCTATCTATATATTGGTTGCACTGGGAGTTGGCTTATTGATTTCAACTTTAGCCAATAGTCAGCAGCAAGTAATGTTTATTGCTTTCTTCTTCCTGATTGTATTCATCCTTATGTCAGGAATATTTACACCCGTTGAGAGTATGCCACATTGGGCACAGAAAATCAACATCATCAATCCATTTTCCTATTTCATGAAGGCTATCCGTATGATTATGCTGAAAGGTTCGGGATTCTTTGATGTATTGAAGGAAATGATCTCTTTGTCTATTTATGCTGTGGTGGTTTTAAGTTTAGCTGTTTGGAGGTATCGAAAGGTAGCCTGA
- a CDS encoding M15 family metallopeptidase, with product MSIGILSLSCLLLFLSCQPKPPYEKGEFKESDLVELIKLDPSFKLDIKYATKNNFAGQVVYPEARAFLQKPAAEALIKVNKELRNLGYGLVIYDGYRPWSVTKLFWDITPEEDRNFVADPKDGSKHNRGCAVDVGLYKLSSGSIVPMTGEYDEMTERSYADYVGGTAKQRKMRDLLIRKMKNHNFDVYEFEWWHFNYKDWKSYRIQNIQFSEIQ from the coding sequence ATGAGTATTGGAATACTATCTTTAAGTTGTTTGCTATTATTTTTAAGCTGTCAACCAAAACCTCCTTACGAAAAAGGCGAATTCAAAGAATCTGATTTAGTGGAATTGATTAAACTGGATCCGAGCTTTAAATTAGATATCAAATATGCAACTAAAAACAACTTTGCAGGACAAGTAGTTTATCCGGAAGCAAGAGCATTTTTACAAAAACCTGCAGCTGAAGCACTCATAAAAGTAAATAAAGAACTCCGTAATCTTGGGTATGGATTGGTTATTTATGATGGATACCGGCCATGGAGTGTCACTAAACTTTTTTGGGATATAACGCCAGAGGAAGACCGAAATTTTGTAGCCGACCCAAAAGATGGCTCCAAGCATAACAGGGGTTGTGCAGTTGATGTTGGTCTCTATAAACTATCTTCTGGTAGTATTGTTCCTATGACTGGAGAATATGATGAAATGACTGAGCGGTCTTATGCAGACTATGTTGGTGGAACTGCTAAACAAAGAAAAATGCGGGATTTATTAATACGCAAAATGAAAAACCATAATTTTGACGTTTATGAATTCGAATGGTGGCATTTTAACTATAAAGATTGGAAATCATATCGGATTCAGAATATTCAATTTTCTGAAATACAATAA
- a CDS encoding RND family transporter — MNIQQFTSKIIDYRKAVITSIIVITVFFLFFIPRIKVNPDVFSNLPKEDKTAQLFNTVGEEFGGNYICIIGLESKDVFTHAVLKEIKQITDSSMNVSGIASVSSLTNIIDIKGSDWGMDVGNLVDPYNLPKTKSELQKLKKYVLSKNLYKGGLVSEDASMTIIMARIEEGVDKIKVANTLKEKIKSLNIESKLYFGGQAFVTTEFGHIISRDLLFIGPLSFLFILLVLFIGFRRFKAVIFPILTILISCIWTFGLMGMLGIEISIITSVIPILLIAIGSAYTLHVINRIYKNGGNFNQTDLKKALAYIIVPVFFASITTIFGFLSFVFGSYLDMISKFGLFTSLGIAFSLILSVTFIPALFAVFPDKKAKGSETDIESKTTTNKFLTSISQVVINHPKRVLAIWCTVILLFTSGIFMIDRSVDILDYFKKNNPNRITEKILQEKLGGTSPVYVSIKGDILKPNVLNSIRETQDYMLKFDGIVSTQSIADLIIEMSDVMGEGRIIPKDEQKIENLWFLLEGQDILERLISYDQNEAIIQATFGSNDMDEMSDFVTKMDSYFEQHKTPDIQFQMTGMPSLMLRFDESIVKSQFQSLAIAIILVLIAISLLSRSFGKGLLAITPILSTLIILYGFMGLVHIPLDLATVLVGSISIGIGIDYSIHMISHINHQLKNNNTLNEAIYSAIGISGKSIFINVVAVSLGFLILLLSSLVPLQRFGILVAVTMLASGLGAMTLLPAILVLKEKHKQNRK; from the coding sequence ATGAATATCCAACAGTTTACATCCAAAATTATTGACTATAGAAAGGCAGTAATTACATCAATAATTGTTATTACTGTATTTTTCCTATTCTTTATTCCCCGAATAAAAGTAAATCCCGATGTTTTCTCTAACCTCCCCAAGGAAGACAAAACGGCTCAGCTATTCAATACGGTTGGAGAAGAGTTTGGAGGCAATTACATCTGCATCATTGGGCTTGAAAGCAAAGATGTTTTTACCCATGCAGTTTTGAAAGAAATTAAGCAAATCACCGATTCCTCCATGAATGTTTCCGGAATTGCAAGCGTTAGTAGCTTAACCAATATTATTGACATTAAAGGAAGTGATTGGGGCATGGATGTGGGCAATCTTGTTGATCCCTACAATTTACCAAAAACCAAATCCGAGCTACAAAAACTCAAAAAATATGTGCTCTCAAAAAACCTTTATAAAGGGGGATTGGTTTCGGAAGATGCCAGTATGACCATAATCATGGCTCGCATTGAGGAGGGAGTTGATAAAATTAAAGTGGCCAATACCTTAAAGGAAAAAATCAAATCATTAAACATTGAAAGTAAACTTTACTTTGGAGGACAGGCATTTGTTACCACTGAGTTTGGCCATATTATCAGTCGAGATTTACTTTTCATCGGTCCACTTAGTTTCCTATTTATTTTGTTGGTTTTGTTCATTGGTTTTCGCAGATTTAAAGCAGTTATCTTCCCCATATTAACTATTCTTATATCGTGCATCTGGACTTTTGGATTGATGGGCATGCTTGGAATTGAGATATCTATTATTACCAGTGTTATTCCCATACTTCTCATTGCGATAGGAAGCGCATATACTTTACACGTCATAAACCGCATCTATAAAAATGGTGGTAATTTCAATCAAACTGATCTGAAGAAAGCCCTTGCCTATATCATTGTTCCTGTTTTCTTTGCATCTATTACAACCATTTTCGGATTTTTATCTTTTGTATTCGGATCATACCTCGACATGATTTCCAAGTTCGGATTATTCACTTCCTTAGGTATAGCTTTTTCACTAATACTATCTGTTACATTTATCCCAGCTTTATTTGCAGTTTTTCCTGACAAAAAGGCCAAGGGTTCAGAAACCGATATAGAATCTAAAACAACTACTAATAAGTTTCTTACATCAATTAGCCAAGTGGTTATCAATCATCCAAAAAGAGTTCTTGCTATCTGGTGTACTGTCATCTTACTTTTTACATCAGGCATTTTTATGATTGACCGTAGTGTGGATATTCTTGATTATTTCAAAAAAAACAATCCCAATAGAATAACCGAAAAGATATTACAGGAAAAACTTGGTGGCACCTCCCCTGTTTATGTATCCATAAAAGGAGATATTCTGAAGCCCAATGTTCTAAACTCAATCAGGGAAACCCAGGACTATATGCTCAAATTCGATGGAATTGTTTCAACACAATCTATAGCCGACCTAATTATTGAAATGAGCGATGTGATGGGAGAAGGACGCATTATCCCTAAAGACGAACAAAAAATTGAAAACTTATGGTTTTTGTTGGAAGGACAGGATATTCTGGAAAGACTAATTAGTTATGATCAGAATGAAGCTATTATTCAGGCAACATTTGGTTCTAACGACATGGATGAAATGAGTGATTTTGTTACTAAAATGGATTCCTACTTTGAACAACATAAAACGCCTGACATACAATTTCAAATGACAGGGATGCCCTCCCTCATGTTACGATTTGATGAAAGTATTGTTAAAAGCCAGTTTCAAAGTTTGGCCATTGCTATTATTCTTGTACTAATAGCTATCTCCCTTTTGAGTCGTTCATTTGGCAAAGGATTACTGGCTATTACCCCTATACTTTCTACCCTTATTATTTTATATGGTTTTATGGGTTTGGTTCATATTCCTCTTGATTTAGCCACAGTATTAGTTGGCAGTATATCCATTGGTATTGGTATCGACTACTCCATACATATGATTTCTCATATCAATCATCAATTGAAAAACAATAACACTTTAAATGAAGCAATATATTCTGCTATCGGAATTAGTGGGAAGTCAATATTCATCAATGTTGTGGCAGTTAGTCTAGGCTTCTTAATATTACTGTTGTCGAGTCTTGTTCCCCTTCAAAGATTTGGAATATTGGTAGCAGTAACCATGCTTGCTTCCGGATTAGGAGCCATGACTCTATTGCCCGCCATACTTGTATTAAAAGAAAAACATAAACAAAATAGAAAATGA